The following coding sequences lie in one Asterias amurensis chromosome 18, ASM3211899v1 genomic window:
- the LOC139950271 gene encoding nucleolar complex protein 2 homolog gives MPSKNKSSITRKKIADMTAEELMAASDSDSDDVSDLEIAEDEEDAEESFGDDEEGSEDEDEEEDEDVEKEEEFEEGDEELEGEEEEEDEEEGSGDDEEGTAEEGFTVPGKMSQHKQSLEKLKETDPEFYKFLEENDQELLQFEDSDYTSDEEGPVHELPEELEDFVDSDDEDYTIEGDDSKAPRKSGKDVSLAMVEKWRKQLQVFSLNSLHEVVKAFRAAVQQISSDAEVSQYRVEGSAVFNAMVSLCLKHVHPTLQKVLEMEDKPVKKRNLPTTSKKWHQVQATVKVYITDIVKLLKQLSETTIVCVVLRHIHRMIPYFCCFPRLTKDLVKKLVTLWSTGEEAVRVLSFLSLFSVHRCMKKNSWLEYILKQMYLAYVRNSKFTSPSTLPLINFMQRSLTEMFAFNTQLAYQHGFVYIRQLAIHLRNAITVKKKDTYQSVYNWQYIHCLNLWCRVLGTLHADETLRPLIYPLVQTAIGVIKLIPASRYYPLRFQVIRSLNLLSEATGTFIPLLPFLLEILETTDFNKKHTSVSFRPMNFAVMLKVSKSQLNERGFKDGLIDQLYDVMLEQLNIHSYSIGFPELAFPAILQLKSFLKKCKVANYCKVMKGLLEKVQETCKEVTKQRDSVTFGITNDAAVKAWENKLKTQGTTLSKHYETYKKLRERELRHEEAGKERMQDDLPTLKKKHLERKEEDKREFGELFDEDSDSEDDILVRAERKKERYTASKKKRRRQRKGNDDEEDSDSLDDDDEDDDDQDDGDDLEGEEEEEVKPAKVNPMSKVKGKIKVMEEGEDKEDIVQDFNFWSDDEDETTEPKRKKKKLEKKTTNTGQQKRKFDGMKRVKPMMKGNKNKMGKGGKSRH, from the exons ATGCCATCGAAAAACAAATCAAG CATAACCAGGAAGAAGATTGCTGATATGACAGCCGAGGAGCTGATGGCAGCTTCTGATTCCGACAGTGATGATGTCTCGGACCTTGAGATTGCAGAAGATGAGGAAGATGCTGAGGAAAGCTTTGGAGATGATGAGGAAGGAagtgaagatgaagatgaagaagaagacgaagacgttgaaaaagaagaagagtttGAAGAAGGTGATGAAGAGCTTGAAGGtgaagaggaagaagaagatgagGAGGAAGGAAGTGGCGATGATGAAGAGGGAACAGCAGAAGAAGGGTTTACAGTCCCAGG AAAAATGAGTCAACACAAGCAGAGTCTCGAGAAGTTGAAGGAAACTGACCCAGAGTTTTACAAGTTCTTGGAGGAGAATGACCAAGAGCTTCTCCAGTTTGAAGACTCGGATTACACGAGCGATGAGGAAGGACCTGTACATGAACTTCCTGAGGAACTCGAG GATTTTGTAGATAGTGACGATGAAGATTACACCATAGAAGGAGACGACAGCAAAGCTCCAAGAAAATCCGGCAAGGATGTCTCTTTAGCCATGGTGGAAAAATGGCGGAAACAGCTTCAG GTGTTCTCACTGAACAGTTTGCATGAGGTTGTGAAGGCATTCCGTGCTGCTGTTCAACAGATATCATCAGATGCTGAAGTCAGTCAGTACAGAGTAGAAGGCAGCGCAG TATTCAATGCCATGGTGAGTCTATGCTTGAAGCATGTTCATCCCACTCTGCAGAAGGTCTTGGAGATGGaggacaaacctgtgaaaaa GAGAAATCTTCCCACAACATCCAAGAAGTGGCATCAGGTACAAGCTACTGTGAAGGTCTACATTACGGACATTGTTAAG CTCCTGAAGCAGTTATCTGAAACAACGATTGTATGCGTCGTTCTGCGTCATATTCATCGTATGATCCCGTACTTCTGTTGCTTCCCTCGGCTTACCAAAGACCTTGTTAAG AAACTGGTAACCCTGTGGAGTACCGGTGAAGAGGCAGTGAGAGTCTTGTCTTTTCTATCTCTGTTTTCCGTTCATCGATGTATGAAGAAAAACAGCTGGCTGGAGTACATTCTTAAG caaaTGTACTTGGCATATGTACGCAACTCCAAGTTCACGTCACCATCTACACTGCCTCTGATTAACTTTATGCAGCGTTCTTTGACTGAGATGTTTGCATTTAACACGCAGTTGGCATACCAGCATGGGTTTGTGTACATCAGACAGCTTGCAATACATCTACGCAACGCAATCACAGTGAAAAAGAAG GATACCTACCAGTCTGTTTACAACTGGCAGTACATCCATTGTTTGAATCTATGGTGCCGTGTTTTGGGAACGCTTCACGCCGACGAGACCCTTCGGCCACTCATCTATCCTCTGGTTCAGACAGCCATCGGAGTTATCAA GTTGATTCCAGCTTCACGCTACTACCCTTTACGCTTCCAAGTCATCCGCTCGCTCAATCTCCTCTCAGAAGCTACAGGAACGTTTATTCCACTCTTGCCGTTCCTTCTGGAG attttggagACGACTGACTTCAACAAGAAGCACACAAGCGTGTCCTTCCGACCTATGAACTTTGCTGTGATGCTGAAGGTGTCCAAGTCGCAGCTCAACGAACGTGGGTTCAAG GATGGGTTGATTGATCAGCTCTATGATGTAATGTTGGAGCAGCTTAACATCCACAGCTATTCTATTGGATTCCCTGAACTGGCATTTCCAGCGATATTGCAG TTGAAGTCTTTTCTGAAGAAGTGCAAGGTTGCCAATTACTGCAAGGTGATGAAAGGTCTCCTTGAGAAAGTACAAGAGACGTGCAAAGAGGTGACCAAGCAGAGAGACTCTGTGACCTTCGGTATCACCAATGATGCAGCAGTG AAAGCTTGGGAGAACAAGTTGAAGACACAAGGCACAACTCTGAGCAAACATTACGAAACTTACAAGAAgctgagagagagagagttaaGACATGAGGAGGCTGGCAAGGAAAGG ATGCAAGACGACCTTCCAACACTGAAAAAGAAGCATCTTGAGAGAAAGGAAGAAGACAAGAGAGAGTTTGGTGAACTCTTTGATGAAGACAGTGACTCCGAGGATGACATTCTTGTCCGAGCCGAAAGGAAGAAAGAACGGTACACGgcgagcaaaaaaaaaagaaggaggcAGAGAAAGGGCAACGATGACGAGGAAGACAGTGATAGCCTAGATGATGATGACGAAGATGATGATGACCAAGATGATGGAGATGACCTGGAGGgtgaagaggaggaggaggtcAAGCCAGCCAAGGTCAATCCAATGTCAAAGGTTAAAGGTAAAATCAAGGTCATGGAGGAGGGAGAAGACAAAGAGGACATCGTTCAGGATTTTAATTTCTGGTCCGATGACGAAGACGAGACGACAGAACCTAAgaggaaaaagaagaagttaGAAAAGAAGACGACGAACACTGGGCAACAGAAACGGAAATTTGATGGGATGAAAAGAGTCAAGCCAATGATGAAagggaacaagaacaaaatggGCAAGGGAGGCAAATCAAGGCATTGA
- the LOC139950272 gene encoding uncharacterized protein isoform X1, whose product MRIVTKQPATMATVGTEERSVQPTGGCTSPAPPISEGVNIKMEVLPIRETEIEKESMSTCLQERLSEQLEKDDLEDEDEDDYLNHEYANGGEDERYSPLSSHMEFGIISGDLIHSEDYKPYRDIEGNQILDVDCGANRALLYVNKLCQGSKGQSIFFDNRWHTPNEFQYISGRETAKDWKRSIRHRGKSLKILMSRGLLQTRPRLSDKRNGSNGCLQNFNNNSAEKIKTPRKLGMDTEPSQLNQIINHLHQTNGSHLLATREGPRKRNLPSEYKNGKRSRSVTPTEGDIYDEQQRCIFQAANSPEPQNIENARKSLNLGTNSPESPSNSTSGQSSPVSFVLNDPQSFTSYEKRDEAALGHKSRKQNSPQHFDMQGNGDKDREVNRSPHIILLSSQVNNPPFQKGASSLRPRFHSHQPGTRINGNTLMYGPQQLPGQGGDVSTRRTQSLLTPTSKTPSAVKMIELTRPDAVHNTPAFPNGRNNSAPNSSQTAGEISPSIRTPTNDTVFLPSDMSTWTVDDVAQFIQSLKGCEEYVQMFRDQAIDGEILPVLTEDHLLHNMCLKLGPALKIRLRVARRLGFTLDGQYCQLKPPYEETH is encoded by the exons GATTGTTACTAAGCAGCCAGCTACCATGGCAACAGTAGGAACTGAAGAGAGGAGTGTCCAACCCACAGGAGGTTGCACGAGCCCAGCCCCGCCCATCAGCGAAGGAGTCAACATCAAAATGGAGGTCCTGCCCATTAGAGAAACAGAGATAGAGAAGGAAAGCATGTCCACATGTCTTCAAGAAAGGTTATCGGAACAACTAGAGAAGGATGATcttgaagatgaagatgaagatgattatttaaatcatgaatatgcaaatggGGGCGAAGATGAGCGCTACTCACCTCTTAGTTCTCATATGGAATTTGGGATCATT TCTGGTGACTTGATACACAGTGAGGATTACAAACCCTATCGTGACATTGAAGGGAACCAGATACTAGACGTTGATTGTGGCGCTAATAGGGCATTGCTCTATGTCAACAAACTGTGCCAAGGAAGCAAAGGGCAGAGTATATTCTTTGAT AACAGATGGCACACCCCTAATGAGTTTCAGTACATCAGTGGAAGAGAAACAGCCAAGGATTGGAAGAGGAGTATTCGCCATCGAGGCAAGAGTCTTAAGATCCTCATGTCTAGGGGACTCCTACAG ACACGGCCAAGATTATCCGACAAGAGGAATGGTTCCAACGGCTGCCTACAGAACTTCAATAACAATTCAGCAGAAAAGATTAAGACTCCTCGAAAATTAGG AATGGACACCGAGCCAAGCCAACTGAATCAAATCATCAACCATTTACACCAAACAAATGGTTCCCACCTCTTGGCAACCAGGGAAGGACCAAGGAAGAGAAATCTACCCTCGGAGTACAAGAATGGAAAACGCTCTCGCAGTGTAACACCAACAGAGGGCGACATTTATGATGAACAGCAGCGGTGTATCTTCCAGGCTGCTAACTCTCCAGAACCTCAAAACATTG AGAATGCACGGAAATCTCTAAACCTAGGAACCAACAGCCCAGAGTCGCCTTCCAACAGCACCAGTGGTCAAAGTTCACCCGTATCTTTCGTCCTTAATGATCCTCAGTCTTTCACATCTTATGAGAAACGCGACGAAGCAGCGTTAGGACATAAATCTAGGAAGCAGAATTCACCTCAACATTTTGATATGCAAGGCAACGGCGATAAAGACAGAGAA GTTAACAGAAGTCCTCATATTATTCTACTTTCATCTCAAGTAAACAACCCACCATTCCAAAAAGGAGCATCAAGCCTAAGACCAAG ATTTCATTCCCATCAGCCTGGCACTCGTATTAACGGCAATACCCTGATGTATGGACCCCAGCAGTTGCCCGGTCAGGGCGGGGACGTTAGCACTCGTCGGACTCAATCGTTACTCACGCCAACATCTAAGACGCCCTCTGCTGTTAAGATGATTGAGCTGACGAGACCTGATGCTGTACACAACACACCAG CCTTTCCCAACGGTAGAAATAACAGTGCTCCAAACTCCAGTCAGACTGCAGGGGAGATCAGCCCCTCCATTAGAACCCCTACAAATGATACAGTGTTCCTACCTAGTGACATGAGTACATGGACAGTGGATGATGTGGCACAGTTCATTCAATCACTCAAGGGGTGTGAGGAGTATGTTCAG ATGTTCCGAGATCAAGCGATTGATGGTGAGATACTCCCTGTACTGACTGAAGATCATCTTCTACATAACATGTGCCTAAAGCTCGGCCCGGCTCTTAAGATTCGATTAAGGGTAGCAAGACGTCTTGGGTTTACACTGGACGGTCAATACTGCCAGCTCAAACCACCTTATGAGGAAACACATTGA
- the LOC139950272 gene encoding uncharacterized protein isoform X2, giving the protein MATVGTEERSVQPTGGCTSPAPPISEGVNIKMEVLPIRETEIEKESMSTCLQERLSEQLEKDDLEDEDEDDYLNHEYANGGEDERYSPLSSHMEFGIISGDLIHSEDYKPYRDIEGNQILDVDCGANRALLYVNKLCQGSKGQSIFFDNRWHTPNEFQYISGRETAKDWKRSIRHRGKSLKILMSRGLLQTRPRLSDKRNGSNGCLQNFNNNSAEKIKTPRKLGMDTEPSQLNQIINHLHQTNGSHLLATREGPRKRNLPSEYKNGKRSRSVTPTEGDIYDEQQRCIFQAANSPEPQNIENARKSLNLGTNSPESPSNSTSGQSSPVSFVLNDPQSFTSYEKRDEAALGHKSRKQNSPQHFDMQGNGDKDREVNRSPHIILLSSQVNNPPFQKGASSLRPRFHSHQPGTRINGNTLMYGPQQLPGQGGDVSTRRTQSLLTPTSKTPSAVKMIELTRPDAVHNTPAFPNGRNNSAPNSSQTAGEISPSIRTPTNDTVFLPSDMSTWTVDDVAQFIQSLKGCEEYVQMFRDQAIDGEILPVLTEDHLLHNMCLKLGPALKIRLRVARRLGFTLDGQYCQLKPPYEETH; this is encoded by the exons ATGGCAACAGTAGGAACTGAAGAGAGGAGTGTCCAACCCACAGGAGGTTGCACGAGCCCAGCCCCGCCCATCAGCGAAGGAGTCAACATCAAAATGGAGGTCCTGCCCATTAGAGAAACAGAGATAGAGAAGGAAAGCATGTCCACATGTCTTCAAGAAAGGTTATCGGAACAACTAGAGAAGGATGATcttgaagatgaagatgaagatgattatttaaatcatgaatatgcaaatggGGGCGAAGATGAGCGCTACTCACCTCTTAGTTCTCATATGGAATTTGGGATCATT TCTGGTGACTTGATACACAGTGAGGATTACAAACCCTATCGTGACATTGAAGGGAACCAGATACTAGACGTTGATTGTGGCGCTAATAGGGCATTGCTCTATGTCAACAAACTGTGCCAAGGAAGCAAAGGGCAGAGTATATTCTTTGAT AACAGATGGCACACCCCTAATGAGTTTCAGTACATCAGTGGAAGAGAAACAGCCAAGGATTGGAAGAGGAGTATTCGCCATCGAGGCAAGAGTCTTAAGATCCTCATGTCTAGGGGACTCCTACAG ACACGGCCAAGATTATCCGACAAGAGGAATGGTTCCAACGGCTGCCTACAGAACTTCAATAACAATTCAGCAGAAAAGATTAAGACTCCTCGAAAATTAGG AATGGACACCGAGCCAAGCCAACTGAATCAAATCATCAACCATTTACACCAAACAAATGGTTCCCACCTCTTGGCAACCAGGGAAGGACCAAGGAAGAGAAATCTACCCTCGGAGTACAAGAATGGAAAACGCTCTCGCAGTGTAACACCAACAGAGGGCGACATTTATGATGAACAGCAGCGGTGTATCTTCCAGGCTGCTAACTCTCCAGAACCTCAAAACATTG AGAATGCACGGAAATCTCTAAACCTAGGAACCAACAGCCCAGAGTCGCCTTCCAACAGCACCAGTGGTCAAAGTTCACCCGTATCTTTCGTCCTTAATGATCCTCAGTCTTTCACATCTTATGAGAAACGCGACGAAGCAGCGTTAGGACATAAATCTAGGAAGCAGAATTCACCTCAACATTTTGATATGCAAGGCAACGGCGATAAAGACAGAGAA GTTAACAGAAGTCCTCATATTATTCTACTTTCATCTCAAGTAAACAACCCACCATTCCAAAAAGGAGCATCAAGCCTAAGACCAAG ATTTCATTCCCATCAGCCTGGCACTCGTATTAACGGCAATACCCTGATGTATGGACCCCAGCAGTTGCCCGGTCAGGGCGGGGACGTTAGCACTCGTCGGACTCAATCGTTACTCACGCCAACATCTAAGACGCCCTCTGCTGTTAAGATGATTGAGCTGACGAGACCTGATGCTGTACACAACACACCAG CCTTTCCCAACGGTAGAAATAACAGTGCTCCAAACTCCAGTCAGACTGCAGGGGAGATCAGCCCCTCCATTAGAACCCCTACAAATGATACAGTGTTCCTACCTAGTGACATGAGTACATGGACAGTGGATGATGTGGCACAGTTCATTCAATCACTCAAGGGGTGTGAGGAGTATGTTCAG ATGTTCCGAGATCAAGCGATTGATGGTGAGATACTCCCTGTACTGACTGAAGATCATCTTCTACATAACATGTGCCTAAAGCTCGGCCCGGCTCTTAAGATTCGATTAAGGGTAGCAAGACGTCTTGGGTTTACACTGGACGGTCAATACTGCCAGCTCAAACCACCTTATGAGGAAACACATTGA